In Dyadobacter sp. CECT 9275, the following proteins share a genomic window:
- a CDS encoding sugar phosphate isomerase/epimerase family protein translates to MPENNYPKLHNATWPGIVGKGSDSEPIIPFDTLLEKTAAAEVDGVKFDGVDIGLFDEHLGEYLNSEDGASRLADKVSGYNLEIGSLVANVWAGSALGSKESRDVFVEQVRKACVFGQKLREAGVRHGGVVRIDSAVSPEVWSADPTANTKQIAETFRIACDVAADFGEKLAAEGEICWGGMHSWKAMLDTLEAVDRPNMGFQADMSHTFLYLLGYNRPEDRILPADFQWSDRAALEEGLKTMTAKLRPWTFDFHVAQNDGTVHGTGSHDKTGRHCLATDPNGKLDITHDAGYWLRDENGVLTKAFRHICWDGCMFPNSVMGNQQTWNDILAALVKVRKAHGWYQA, encoded by the coding sequence AACTCCACAATGCCACATGGCCTGGTATTGTTGGTAAAGGGTCCGATTCGGAGCCCATTATTCCTTTCGACACGTTGCTTGAAAAAACGGCTGCCGCTGAGGTGGACGGGGTAAAGTTTGACGGTGTTGATATCGGTCTATTCGATGAGCACCTTGGTGAGTATTTAAACAGTGAAGATGGTGCAAGCCGCCTTGCTGATAAAGTGAGCGGCTACAATCTGGAAATCGGAAGTCTTGTTGCAAATGTATGGGCAGGTTCGGCGCTTGGCAGCAAAGAGTCGCGCGATGTGTTTGTAGAGCAGGTTCGTAAAGCATGTGTTTTCGGGCAGAAACTTCGCGAAGCCGGTGTCCGCCATGGTGGAGTAGTTCGTATTGATTCCGCGGTTTCACCGGAAGTATGGTCTGCCGATCCCACTGCGAATACCAAACAAATAGCAGAGACATTCCGGATCGCCTGTGACGTAGCCGCCGACTTTGGAGAAAAACTGGCTGCCGAGGGCGAAATTTGCTGGGGCGGAATGCATAGCTGGAAAGCGATGCTGGATACGCTGGAGGCAGTGGATCGCCCGAATATGGGTTTCCAGGCAGATATGTCCCATACTTTTTTATACCTACTTGGCTATAATAGACCGGAAGACCGGATTTTACCAGCCGATTTTCAATGGAGCGACAGAGCTGCTTTGGAGGAGGGACTTAAAACTATGACTGCAAAATTACGTCCATGGACCTTCGATTTCCACGTTGCCCAAAATGATGGCACTGTTCACGGAACAGGTTCGCATGATAAAACAGGTCGTCACTGTCTGGCCACCGATCCGAACGGAAAACTGGATATCACTCATGATGCGGGCTACTGGTTGCGCGATGAAAACGGAGTGCTGACCAAGGCTTTTCGCCACATCTGCTGGGACGGATGTATGTTCCCGAATTCGGTAATGGGCAATCAGCAAACCTGGAACGACATTCTTGCTGCGCTTGTAAAAGTACGTAAGGCGCATGGCTGGTATCAGGCATAA